A segment of the Bos mutus isolate GX-2022 chromosome 17, NWIPB_WYAK_1.1, whole genome shotgun sequence genome:
AGCAAACGGACTAACGGGCCTGACCCTGATGGTGGCCTTGGGCTTTCCCTCCCCAGCGGCCCggtcccttccccaccccctcccccatcccatcaAAGCCAAGGCCAGGCCAGGTCCCGTCCACCTCCCCTGGCACAGCCTCTCCTATCTGCGGGGTCCCATCCCTGCCTCCTTACCCCGCTGGGGGCGTTCCCTGGGCAACAAGGACTCCCAACACCCAGCCCACACTTTTACAGCCAATTTAGCTGGGTGGGTGGCAAGCGGGACATGGCCCAAGGGCTgggcctgggctgggcctggGCTGGGTGTATCTCTGCGGCCCATGCCGGGGAGCAGCGTGCTGAAGTGTGACCGATGCAGTCCCAGACCCGAGACACAGCCAGACGCCTGCGCTGCTCCTAGCCTGTACACCTCGGGATTGCAAGGTCAGTAGTGCCCCCTGGAGCCCAAGGAGGATCCAGGGAGGCCGGTCAGCAGAGGCAAAGTTGGGCCAAATGGATGGCAGAGAGAAGCTGGGAGACCCCACGGAGGGCTCCCGCAGTGCCGACTCCCGCCTTCCAGAAAGCACTACGGTGACTGGACCCAGAGGCCCTCATTCCCATCCTCCAACACTCCTGCCTCCAAGGGAGCCCCAGCGGGGCCTGTCCGCAGGAAGCCAGCCCCAGGTGACTTCTCCGCAAGACCTCCCCTGAGCCCGGCTCAGAGAGTTCTCACTCCATGAACAGCCCACTGCCCGCGGCTTCTGCTAACCTGGCGGTCACTGCTCCCTGTGGAAGCCAACAAGGTCTTCATGACACAACAGTGGCCGGCTGGCTTTCGTACCTAGGTGCCAAGGTAATCCAACGGGGAAAATGGTCTTTTCAGTGAACGATGCCGGCACCACTGCACCTCCATTACCAGTAAATGAATAATCGAgttccctagaggtccagtggttggggcCTGGCCCTTTTCACTGCCAAGAGCccggggttcaacccctggttggggagctgagatcctccAAGCTGTGGGGCGCAGCTGAAAACACTGGTGGACGCTAGGAGAAAATCTAGACGACTATGGATTTGGTGACGATTTTTAGATACCACACGACCCATGAAAGAATTGATGAGctcaacttttttaaaattaaaaacgtCTGCTCTGCAGAAGGCACTGTCAAGAAGATGAAAgggcaagccacagactgggagaaaatacatgCAAAAGATGCATCTGATTGAAggctattatccaaaatatacaaagaagtcttaaagctcaacaataagaaagcaaacaacttgattttttaaaattgaccaaacaggggcttccctggtggctcactggtaaaaaaaaaaaagaaagaaaaaaaattacgtcaaagcagaagacacaggtttgatccctggtccaggaagatcccacatgctgctgagcaCCTAAACCCGtgagccagaactactgagcctgtgctccagggcgGGGggagcacaactactgagcccacacaccccaactactgaaggcTGCTCGCCCTGGAGCCCAAGCCCCACAACAAGGGAAGCCGCTGTGGTGAGGAGCCCAtgcgccgcaactcgagaaaagcccacgccgcaacaaagacccagcacagccaaaaataaataattttttttaaaaaagaaaatacttaaaaaattggTCACTTTAAAGGGATACTCACCAAAGAAGGTATATACAGATGGAAAATTAGCGTATGAAAAGACGCTCCAGGTGTGAACTCAGGGAAGTGCAAACCACAGCAGAATGCCACCCGCACAGTTATTAACAAACAGAACGGCCAGGATCCGGAACACTGACAATTCCGAATGTTGGTGAGGGTGTGGCGCAACGCTCCCCTCGCTGCTGATGGGAATTAGAACGGCATGGTCACTTCAGAAGAGCATTTAGCGGGTTCTTACAAAGCTCAAGAGACTCTTgctctatgacccagcaatcatgCTTCTTCGTATTGACCCAAAGGATCAAaatgtatgtccacacaaaaacctgcgcATGGATGCGTGTAGCTACTTCACTCATAATTTCCAAAAGCAACCAAAAATGAACTGTGGGACATCCGGACAGTGGAATTTTACTCAGTGCAAAAAGAAACGAACTTTTAAAAGCTAtaaaaagacaggaaagaaactTAAATGCACATTACTAAGTGAAGGAACCCAATCTGCAAAGGCCGCATAACTGCAGGATTCCAACTATTTGACGTTCTGGAGACCACTGTAGActgtaaaaagatcagtgatcGACGGGGTGCGCAGCGCAGGAAAGGGATGACCACACAGAGCAGAGAGTGGATGCACGTCACCATACACCTGTGTAGACCCACAGCATGTACAGCAGAGGAAATCAGCATGGAAAATATTAGCATGGAAAAGTAGCTAAAAATtagcatgcaaaatgctgaggAGAAAACCCCAGTGTAAACCGTGGACTTTGGATAATAATGAGGCGGCAACATAGGGTTGTGCGTTGTGACAGACATCCGCTCTGGTGGGGAACACTGATGAGAGgggctgtgcatgtgtgggggcCGGGGGCACACGGGAAATGCCTGTACTTTCCTCTCCATTTTGCTGTCAAATTAAAACtgctcaaaaaaatattttttttgttttaaataatgggcaaaagatttgaacagattcTTCACCAAAGGAGATCTGTGAATGGCGTGCCATTTGTATtagtacataaaaagatgctcaccacGAGGTGCCACTACAGTCAGTGGGATGGCTGGATTGAAGGGACTGAAGATGCCAAGTGCTGAGGAGGACTTGGAGACTCGAGAAGTCTCGTGGacggctggtgggaatgtaaaatggtatcaTCACCCTGGAAAAGTTTCTTCTACAGGTAAGCATGCATTCGTTATTAAACTCAGCAATTcatttacccaaaagaaatgaaggcaCATGTCTACACAACTTGTGCAGGAATGTTCACAGCAGGTTTATTCATCGTGGCCAACAATGAAAAACAATCCAAAAGTCCACAAACAGGGAAATGGGTTACCAAATTATGGTACATCCATACAGCGAGATGCTACTCAGCCACACAAAGGGGTATGTGCGAATACACGCAACAACATGCGTGAACCTCAAAGCCTTTATCTGGAGCAAGACCAAACACAGACGCATACACACACGGCGTGGAGTTTTATCGAACTGTCTGAAAAGGAACAGCCAGTGACAGAAGGCAGGTccgaggttggggtggggggtactGATTACAAAGAGGCAGGAGGGATGGGTGAGCGGTCTCCCTTGGTCGTGGTCGTGGTTCGCAGGTATGCACACCTGTCAAAACTCACCGGATGTACACTTACTGTGGATTcactttattgtatgtaaattacacctcaaaaaacttgattaaaaaaaaatcaactcctCAGAAAATCCTTTCGTGGCCACGCCCCTCTCAAAGGCTTCACAAGCTGTATTTTCTTCGCCTGCGTTTCTCTGAGTTTGTCATTGCTGCTTTCCTGCAGACAGCCTCCAGACACGGGGCGCCGAGAGGCCCCCGAAACCGTCTCTTTGAGGCTGAGCACCTGGCCTGCACACCGAGGGCTCCACAGGAGGGGGAGAGCCCGGGGCCGGCCCGCCGTGCTGGCCGAGCTACAGCTCCGTGGACCGGACGACCTCGGGGCCAGCCCACGCCGGGCCTCGGCTCCTCCCGGGGAAGTTGAGTCTGTGCAGCTCCTCCGATATCTCCATGAAGCTCTTGCCTCTGGTCTCGGGGAGGAAGATGCCCGAGTACACAGCCGCGCAGACGCAGACACAGAGGAACGGCACGTAGATGAAGTGTGACAAGCCCTCCTGGGGGTTGCAAGAGACCCGAGGCCTGCTGTGGCCCACGGAGCCCCCGCCTCAGCGGAGGCCCCAGCACAGGCCCCGTGAGGGCCTCCGCCCTCTTGGCTCAGGTGAGCCCCATCCCCATTCAGGGTCACACTCCCTGGATGGATGGAGCCTCCCCGGGGCGGGGGGTTCTCACACTGACAGGGACAAAACAAAGGCAGGCCGCCCCCCGCTCCcgggggggcaggggcaggcaggcCTACCATGATGAAGGGGAACACCAGCCCCACCAGGAAGAGCATGGTCCACATGAGCGCCCCACAGACCATATAGGCAGCAGGCCGGGCCATCTGGTCAAACAGCTCCGTGGCCAGGATCCCCGTCACTCCGGCTGGAAGAGGGAGTAGGGACGGGGGCTGCCAGTCAGGGCTCCCTGGCCTGCCTACCCCCACCTTGgcccccccccacccgcccccgaCAAGAAAGTGGGCCCCCCCAGCCTTCCTCCAGCCACGCCCTCCCAGAAGCCTGTACCAGGCAGGGGTGAGGGTGTCAGGGTTAGGCACACCCACCCATCCTTCACCCAGACACCCCTGGTCCTTCAGCCAGGCCCAGAGGAGGGAGCCCCCGGGGCCCCAACTCACCAGGGCCGATGCCAAAGCTGAGGATGAAGGCGAAGATGCAGGCCATGGCCAGGTAGGCCATCCAGGAGAAGGAGCCCTgcgggaggggcagggggagcgGTGAAGGGAAAGTGGGCGGGgcccagcctcccccaccccacccccacgccctAACCCGCCATGCCAAAGGGCCCAGCTACCTGGAGGCAAAGGGCCACCGTGAAGACGCTCCCCCAGCAGGTCATCAGGCCGTAGCCCCCCGTCAGCAGCACCCGCCGGCCCGCCCTCTCAATCACCAGGCACTGCGAAGGGAAGG
Coding sequences within it:
- the SLC2A11 gene encoding solute carrier family 2, facilitated glucose transporter member 11 isoform X3; the encoded protein is MLGLQPETRSPIRVPTPRLCGRRTDESAPETGGSAFHPSESCPSSGGRAETPGLEERGDVRAESRARPQSARGRGPPGDRGLPEPDRGRGRQMEAQGRVLLLTICAAGIGGTFQFGYNLSIINAPTLYVQEFANETWRTRTGQPLPDHLVLLLWSLIVSLYPLGGLLGALLAGPLAVTLGRKKSLLVNNVFVLAAAALFGFSRRAGSFEMIMLGRLLVGISAALRRLRGPADLAGELAELEQERAVCRGGRARRPWELFRERALRRQVASLVVLGGAMELCGNDAIYAYASAVFSQAGIPQDKIQYAAIGTGGCELLATLLSCLVIERAGRRVLLTGGYGLMTCWGSVFTVALCLQGSFSWMAYLAMACIFAFILSFGIGPAGVTGILATELFDQMARPAAYMVCGALMWTMLFLVGLVFPFIMVGLPAPAPPGAGGGLPLFCPCQCENPPPRGGSIHPGSVTLNGDGAHLSQEGGGPHGACAGASAEAGAPWATAGLGSLATPRRACHTSSTCRSSVSASARLCTRASSSPRPEARASWRYRRSCTDSTSPGGAEARRGLAPRSSGPRSCSSASTAGRPRALPLLWSPRCAGQVLSLKETVSGASRRPVSGGCLQESSNDKLRETQAKKIQLVKPLRGAWPRKDFLRS
- the SLC2A11 gene encoding solute carrier family 2, facilitated glucose transporter member 11 isoform X2 → MRALRRLAQGRVLLLTICAAGIGGTFQFGYNLSIINAPTLYVQEFANETWRTRTGQPLPDHLVLLLWSLIVSLYPLGGLLGALLAGPLAVTLGRKKSLLVNNVFVLAAAALFGFSRRAGSFEMIMLGRLLVGISAGVGMNIQPMYLGESAPKELRGAVAMTSAIFTALGLVMGQVVGLRELLGGPQAWPLLLASCLVPGVLQLASLPLLPESPRYLLIDCGDPAACRAALRRLRGPADLAGELAELEQERAVCRGGRARRPWELFRERALRRQVASLVVLGGAMELCGNDAIYAYASAVFSQAGIPQDKIQYAAIGTGGCELLATLLSCLVIERAGRRVLLTGGYGLMTCWGSVFTVALCLQGSFSWMAYLAMACIFAFILSFGIGPAGVTGILATELFDQMARPAAYMVCGALMWTMLFLVGLVFPFIMVGLPAPAPPGAGGGLPLFCPCQCENPPPRGGSIHPGSVTLNGDGAHLSQEGGGPHGACAGASAEAGAPWATAGLGSLATPRRACHTSSTCRSSVSASARLCTRASSSPRPEARASWRYRRSCTDSTSPGGAEARRGLAPRSSGPRSCSSASTAGRPRALPLLWSPRCAGQVLSLKETVSGASRRPVSGGCLQESSNDKLRETQAKKIQLVKPLRGAWPRKDFLRS